The Paramisgurnus dabryanus chromosome 17, PD_genome_1.1, whole genome shotgun sequence genome includes the window TATAACcttaaatatattactttaGAAAATGCTTTTGTTTTGGTTTTGCAAAGGTTATCTTTTGTTCATCTTACAGTGCGAATggtctgaaaaaaaaaaatgttatttttttggttGTTGACCAATATTTCTAGAAAATATAAACACTATTCATCGTGTCTATTTGTGGctttttgtccacttttgatttttctcaaataaGATAAGACATTGTATATGTGAAATGGGTTTTGAGTTTTCATCTATAGCACATTGTACAACGGTGAAAGTAAAAGGGTTGTGCTATTCTCGCAGCACagcttttctgtttgttttcCTTTCACAGACACAGATTCGGTACTATTAGAGATGTGTAGTGATTTGTGTGTACTTGACCGCAATCTACTACTCTATAACTAACAAAACAcgagtttttatgttattttgtgtacCTGTTTCTTGATACtgtatggggcggtttcccggacagggtttagattaatccaggactaggccttagttactttaggacatttaagtagtttttataaacaaaccttacaaaaaactatactggtgtgcatcttgagacaaaacaatggcactgatatatgttatgGTAAGATATGCAAGGTGTTttagctcaaacatgcattttagtcttggacaACAAGTTATCtcgaaaacatttgcataaaaatgtGTTCCTGGTAAGTTTTTATGTTATCTGTAATGcaactattatccactagatgcacttacccaatttataaaaaaaactaaagcaaaaaaatgatttactaattttaaactctatgtatgttttgataatcattctgaatctgatctctaacaaaattccttaacaaaaatccacttattttagctttttgcaaaaaaaattttttaaagaaaaatacccatatttaagagtttataagcagagaagatgaaatgttttttccccgttttgtttgtttgattgaaggcagatggtctgttctttcatttgatatttttgtatgtttatatattcttagaagaaaaaataaaacttttttgtgaaacttttgtgaaaatcacaaaaaaaatgctggcagggaatgagtttaAAGGGCACTGccacagcttgggaccatttttttaccattttttctgacagtgtagcaaTATGCAAACAATGGCATCTTAACCCACTGCAAATACCAAAGAATATCAACAATAACCTGGCTTTattagaaaatatatatattctggaATCAATACATCATATTATTCAAATGCATCTAAAGTTTGTGTCACTTATTCGATCCAAATATATGGCTTATTTCATAATACTGGTCTGCAATCTCAAGTGGCCTTCCAGAAATGATCTATGATCTTTCTGGGGAGTCTGActgtgttaaaaataaccccATTATCATCTGATATCAGCATCAGGTATCAGATATTAATACACTTCTTCTATAGCCTTGATGTTCTGTCATATTTCCTCTCACCCCCTCCTTTTCTTTCCTTTGCCTTAATCCTGGAAAACCATAGAGGTTGAACAAATCTGTTTCTGCTCCTCTATACACAGTGAGGCccattaatgacattttaagtGCTAATGAAGTTAGTAATGAACCAACTTTTTAAGCATCACTGTTAATGCTGCTAATATTTAGGATTAGGGATTTAAAGGAACACATTGCCTAAGCACAGGTAACCTCACTATTTGCCTTATGAATGTGAATgatacttcaaaatgctaaTCTACTGGGTGCATGACATTCACTTGGTGTACAATAAATATTGTATTGACtaaatttaaaggaaaacaccaccattttttatattttattatgttctttcctcaacttagatgaattaatacatacctatttttttcaatgtgtgcacttaatctttctacagcgcgttgtgaatgcgttagcatttagcctagccccattcattccttaggatccaaacagggatgaatttaaaagccacaaagtagttacacgagtaaatatggtggcacaaaataaaacgtggcgattttttaagtgTTTGAAAAATGAAAACTATGTTCTATggcagggattcccaaagtgtggtacgcgcacccccaggggtacgcgagctgccaccagggggtgcgcgagaggaaaaatgtaatggcggtctgtttctttaagtgggatttttccatacaataaataaataaaaaatgaacagtaaacatttcctttgtaatcgcttttattttaaataaaaaactataatttattagtttttgatagaaacgtagaagacagctgctgtctttttctacgcactgctcttctgttatgcactgcagccgctatatgcgtgccaactcgtttcactcattccatatatattataaatatgcttaactgactgaaatcagggaaactgtcatgtgggacgtcttatgataaagttgttagtcacgaaggaggagagggaccaagagagagagacttttttctggcaaaaatagaactaatgaaatgtgacgagacatgggcacaggatacgcgagcaatgtgttttcatgcatggtaaagagaccgccaatgaattatataataaaatacataaatacttactgtagagaacttattaaaagctttcatttaattttgtttgaaacttgagctgttataatgaatctgcaaactattatacaccttttgtgcgaacagtaaaggctttcgttaatgtgtttgatgggtctgcacgtgacgcactggtaaacatgaggaaacctctcatatgtcatctattagctgacggcagtaagtgtacgttttttaccatagtaaactcgaatggcgtctaaatatcacagtggttaaacgcatacacgggggcgcgcatcatctacgctgagcgtagtttcagatggtgcaataggcgtaaatatttttcacaatgttggacGAGATGGTgagaaaacaaagctttttggattttttttaaaatggggattgggggtgcgccaacccggttgggacatagaagggggtacgcaggaaaaaaagtttgggaacccctgttCTATGGCataagagcacttagtttgcagcactcgGGCACATAAAAGATAATATTGACTGAAGTTTGAGGGAGAAGGGGAATAGTCagaagtgatgatgttactgtgtgcccgaggtcgaagtgaTTGCATGCATTtaaggttgttttcacatatgttggtgcgaACGGTGGGgcggcctcggagcgcaccaaaatacattgtatcatttttcagttagtgcggcctgtgttcacatatatacattttttactttactcgaaatgccgcaccgtacaccatgtgacaacggtcagccctgtcattggtctctgacagctcttaccgtctcatgaccacccccatgtttccacgacaaccagcctgacagggagagcgcagctatcaagatgtggagataaacgatgcacgtctttgcgaagtttctttgctttaacgtgAAATTGcatagctgttctattaaagcctttctaAAAGCCTTTTGAAAGGAGCTGTTTGCtaaaaagcccgtaatgtcactatttgtgtgtgtaggacagctatgcatttataaaatcatcagctcaaacgtaaaggagacagcaaatctctatgcaacggaccaggattggcttgtttgttgttgacccacaatataacacccggctcacgtcacaacggaagcccagtggctcaaacatgtggagaacttcctgtatttggttcggcccgaggtccagcagtgttcacaccacaggtgggtcgccccagagttcggcaacagccgctccgagaccacctgtttagagcgcacccaagtgcggctgttgtgttcacactgacccaaacgcaccgtactcggagcgacacgtcatttgggccgacctaaacagtgtatatgtgaaaacaccctaataTAGTCATATTTGTAATGTGTATGTGTTTTGTGTGAATGCGTGCCCTAACTGTGTCCATGCTGTTAGATTTTATGATGGCTATTGAGAGCACAGCCATTTTTAATCAGTCTCACAGAGGGGAAACTGACCAGAGAGGCTTTAATATTCCCAGCGCTCCCAGACATTGAAATGCCGTATGTGGGTTGCATTTGATGTAAACACTGTCCTGCCCTCTAAGTGCAGAACATATGTAGCTGCACAGGTGGGTTAGCGCACTTTAGTTGCTTTAAAAGGCTCGAAAAGAAAATAATTGTTTCAAACCATgatttgggtaaaatatgggGTTGTTTCAATGATATGATTAGGACAAACTTTTTATAGGTTTGTTTGACCCATTGATTGGGTTTGTTCAAACCTTTAAAAAATACCTTATATCcctaaaacattcaaataaacaGTCACTTAAAATTGCAAATATTTGCATATTGCAAATGTGCATATTAGTCATTTTAGGTCCTTTTCCACACAATAAAAAATGCCGTTCACCTCAGGCAacataacaaaataataaaaacacataTCATGACCCCTTTTAAATTAAATCATAAATTACAAaataacatgcattttagtatgTCTTTATTAACATAAGATGAAGAACCCAGGCATTGTTAAGCAAAGTCACTACATGTAGCTTTGCTTCAAGTATTCTGTGCAGCAATTTAATGGAAAACACTTccattaaatataaatactagTGAGACCTCGAAAGACCCCTTATAATCTTTCTCCATTTTGTCCTACCTTTCAATGCTTATTCAAAAGAATCGCCTGACCTGAAATAATCAAGATGTACTTGCAATCCCACAAGAACattacctactatacagtacaGCCATAATTACATTAACCATTAAAATAATTACccacaccaacaattaacaaaTCCATAggttattcaattcaattttgtttatatagcgctttccacGATTGTTTTAAAGCATCTTACATTAATaaagcaggagaaaacacaaaaaagtaCAGCAGCTTAGATTAAACCGTACTAGAGAGCCTAGTAATAATGTAAGGTATGGAAGAGAGTTCTAAGTTAAGTCAATGTTATCACATTATCAGTAGTGAGCAAACCCTTTGGTTAGACACTGAGCAGCTGtccaccctgctgaaaaaataAAGAGTGACAGACGGACAAAATGAGAAAGATCTGAGTGGATCAGTGGGTACATATTCTGTGAATGACATCTTCACATAGGGTCCAATGAGTAATAAATGTCACATTTTGGATTCatagctaaagtcatttttggaAAACAATCCAGTCAGAGCACTTCTCAGGAGATATTGTTGATTTGTTTTGTGAATTTCAATGATtgttaaattaatgttttattatgcAGATTTTACCGGTGATTGAGCCTGTGATTAACTGTTGTAGTGAAATAAGGCAGCTTGAATATTTATTAGTTTTTCAAAGCAGGCACGTACAAGTATAAGTTAATCAGTTTGAAGTACACAGAATGCTCACAGATGACGCCTCTTGCATGTTATTCTTCTCTCGCATCTTTCGCTTTCTCTCAGCAGGTAGTCTGAGCAGCTTCTGTGACTAATGCACTTCTGAACCACTTCATATGTAAATGGCAACCAGACTTATGTTCTTAGCACAGTTGGTCAAGGAACTGCTGACTATTCTTTAGACctgaaaaaaatgactttcttacttagtatttttgtcttgttttagtacaaatatataaacattcttAATCAAgttgcattttcttgatgagcaaaatgacctagaaaaataagtcaagttttttgtcaaaaatatatatatataacatttaagtgaatttgtgctctGACGTCAGcaaaaatgtgatgctccttaccatgttttaaagattagctcacaatgcaatgcggACAGGAGTTAATATCGACTTTACTACCTTGTCAATACGAGTCGAATCTGAtaaagaaaatgcagatgaccaagttGATCGATTTActcacgtcatcgtttactttgggatttgtacctttattaacatgtactaacacacacacacaccaaaagaaatgtaaaatcgtgaaacGAATAATTGGTGCCctttaaaaacaagacaaaagtactAAGTAGGATAATCATTTTAGAAGTgttggtcataaagggatggaaatggtcagaaacaatgctcaggtagaccgtggcatttaaacaatgcccaattggcactaagaggcctaaagtgtgccaagaaacaTCTCCCACACCATTACAACACCAGCCTGCaaagtggtaacaaggcatgttggatccatgttctcattctgtttatgcctaATTCTGACTccaccatctgaatgtctcaacagaaatcgagactcatcagaccaggcaacattttttttgtgagcttgtgcaaattgtaacctctttttcctatttgtagtggagacgAGTGGTAcccggttgtaacgagtggttatttcagtcaaagctgcacttctatcagcttgaatcagtcgggcCATTCTCTTCTGACctttagcatcaacaaggcattttcgcccacagggctgttgcatactggatgtttttcccttttcacaccattctttgtaaaccctagaaatggttgtgtgtgaaaatcccagaaactgagcagattgtgaaatactcggaccggcccgtctggcaccaacaaccatgctacgctcaaaattgcttaaatcacctttctttcccattctgacattcagtttggagttcaggagattgtcttgaccaggaccacacccctaaatgcattgaagcaactgccatgtgattggttgattagataattgcattcatgagaaattgaacaggtgttcctaataatcctttaggttagTGTCTAATTAGTGTTGATGATAAATAGAGGGTGAGTATAAATATCAGTTTCGTGAAAATGTATTAGATGGAAATAAACATGGTGGAAATAAAGAGAAGTTAGACGCTTTTTTTGTTTCAACAgacttttttgtattttgttctcTTCACCTTTCCAGACGCAGGTGATTATAACCCACTCAATGTTCTCCTGTCTGGTTCTTATATTTCAAAGAATTGTCTCAGTGGGGTGAAATGTAAGGAAATTATTCTGATCTGTAATTTTACACTCTAGTCCATCTACCGCTGTTTCGTTGacctttgttatattattttactTCTTTAGCACAGTGGGCAAAAATGATTTCTGTGTTGGCAGGTGCTCATAGAACACGATAGATTCATGTAGCTCGTGATGTGAAAAACACCACTGTTAAATTAGGACCTCATCATTACCATCAATGGCAGCGATGCAGTCTCATAAAGATTGAATTTGTCACCTGCGGCAGGTAGCGGTCACAGGTAGATGCCGGACCCTTAAAATAGCATTCCCTGCAGGGACTCGTGGACTGAGCAACTAATTAGATTCAAGCCATAACGGCTGCTTTTGTGATTCTAAGTGAATAGGGACACTTTTCTCTTTATTAACTTAAATTTTCCTTCATTTCTTTCTACTTTTATCCCTGCATCCTTTTCTGACCTGAACTCTGGTTGGATATATTCACTTGCCACTGTGCATATCCCAGTGGgtttattcaatttttttttttttaatcatatgTTTTCAGCCAACTAAATATGATTTATATGTACAAActctcatgagatcaggctggaatAGACCATGTTCATTTGAAAGTATttcaaaaacatatttcaatacttttttaatcacattttctttatttcaaATTATAATGGAAAGTACTGTATATACAAGAAATAACATTTAAGAGGTATAGCAACGAAAATACATAAATGATGGTGTGTAGGGTACTGTACATTACAGTGCATGTGCTTGAAATATTTACACAACTAGACATAAGCTAGCATCGTGcacactttcttttttttacatatttgccAACATTTTAAACACAGTTAAAAATATAAGGGACACAGTTTATTAAAGGAAATCTAAACAAAATCTTTACTTCTAATCACAACATTTTGCTTATTGTGTGACTAGTGTTCGAAACAATAACTGTACTGACATGCAAGCTTTTTCATAGGATTCATGCAGAATCAAACAATAAATGCCTACAGATTAAAGACCAGAGTTTCACTGGTATACCTTTCATTACTGATCAGGGATCAGATTAGCACCTGTCTTCTCAGGCTTTACCACAGAAGCAGACTGAAGCTTAGCTGACATTAGATCTATGCTTCAATGCACAGTGCATGAAAGCATAAAACTATCAGCAGTCACAGGTTTTTGGTGGGGGTGAGCATGTGCACACTGCGGAAAGCAAAAGTGTATTGTCTTAAGGTGTTATTTGTAAAGAGTCTCAGGACACAGTGACAAATGAATTAAACTTACTGAGTTAACAGGTGACAAACAATTGCGTTACCACTTAACAAATACTTTTAAAGTACAAACTAAGCTGAAATAGTTTTTTTCTCAACATTTCAGTTGTTCGTCTTTGCTTTAATCGTTCTAAACAGATTTGTCCATTCCATCCTTTGGCAGCCAACAACAAATGCTGTGTCCACAAtgatgattttgaatggaaatgCATGACCACTGTCTTTCATTCTGCACGCTTTCGGTCTGTAGGTActtgcagtacaatgtgacacCTTGCAGTCAAATAACAGCATGATCATTAAGAATCACGAGTCCTATTCCACCTCCTTGAGCAAATGCCAACCGTCAaactctttgtttgttatgtgcACGTTATGGGTCACCCAGAGACAACCACTTCTGGTCTTTCCACCAGCCGCAAGGCCTCGTGCATGCCTGCGGCTGACAGCCTGCGGTTTATGTTGCGGTAACGGCAGCTAAGCAGGCTTCGGTAGGTGGTGCGCAGGTCCCGGTTGAAGAAAGCATAGATGAAGGGGTTAATGAGTGAGTTGGCATAACCCAACCACAGCAGAGTTCTCTCCACCCACAAGGGTACACAACTACATTGGGTCCCACATATGAAGGGCCGAGCCGTAGAAAGGAGGAAAAACGGAAGCCAACAGACAGTAAACGCTCCCACCACCACTCCAAGCGTCGCCGCTGCCTTCTGTTCCCGTTTGAATATGGAGATGCTCCTCCGATCTGAGCTCCTCTTGCCCACACCTCGCAGAAATTGTGACAGCCGTGTACACTCTTCCACTTCCCTCTGAAGCTTGATCGCCACTGTTACGCAATTCACACCCACAGGCTCCTCCGTCCCATCACCCctttcctcttcctcctcctcttcagCACGAGGAAAGCCAGTGATGGTGTGTTTGGCGGCACTGAGCTTGGCGGCACGGTAGATGCGGTAATACATGACCAGCATGACGGTCATAGGGATGTAGAAAGCAACGGCTGTAGAGTAAATGGTGTAGCCGAAGTCCTGGCTGATCAGACACACCCGGTCATCATTCACATTTTGTGCCCAGCCAAAGAGCGGCGGTAGAGTGATTGACGCAGAAAGTAACCACACAGAGAGCACCATTTTGGCCATACACCACCCATTCTGCCTTACTGGGTATGTTAAGGGTCTGGTGATGCCCAGGTACCTGTCATAGAATGAAACCACAAATTAAATATGCTTTGTTTCTAGCTATGTTGTTTAGATGTGTTAAACTTGAAATGATAATGAATTTTAGTCtgaatcattttaaaatgtcatttttgacCCTCAACctggttttgttttgtttagtttaatgtattttagttttattttaaatttgacCAGACAGAATGTTGCAGCACAAAACCCTAAAAGGTGTCAAACATACACATActccaagaaaaaaaatctaaaagcTAAAATATATATGTGTAAATAACACAGATACACAGATAAGTTATCTATTCAACAATTTTAGGGCATTTAGTTTTACTCCTGGGTCAAATTTACTCCTGGTGATTCAGGGGATACACAAAAAtgacaatgttaactacagtaACCAAAGTTTTTTGGTTTAATTTGCAGTAGAACCATAGTGACTACAAATGAACCTTGGTTTTACTATATTTTACTACTGCATAATGTGTGTCCATGTGGTAGTACATGCTGACAAAATCATGACAGAAAGTGTGAACTAAATAATGTGACCCAAATACTCTGGACAGACACAGCTCAATGTAAAAAAAGTGTCTCAGTTTACCATAATTCACCCTATCCACTTTAAGTGTTTAAGGGTTAATCTGCTGGTCATCTCAGACTATCCATATAATACCACAAAATGCACTTCAAATGCATTTGTCGTCATTAAATAGATTAATATAGCTTAAGTTAATTTCAGAGAATACAATTCAAGAGCTGAAATAAACAAAGTGGTAATTATAAACAATAATCAagctactgtaaaaaaaaacaacactcaCCGGTCAATACTAATAACGCATAGGGTCATGATGGACGCGGTACAACACATCACGTCCATGGCTATAAACACATTGCAGAAGAACTTGCCAAAAATCCACCTGCCACCTATCAGGTCGGTGATGCTGACAAAAGGCATCACCGCGAGCGCAACGGAGAGGTCGGCGAGCGCAAGGGACACGATCAGATAGTTGGAGGGTTGCCGGAGTTTTTTCACAAAGCATACGGAGATGACCACCAGAAGGTTTCCGCAGATGGTGAAGAGAGTGAGCATGGTCAGCACACCCCCGATCAGCACTTTCTCCATCTCCCCATAGCTTAGGATCTGCTCCGCGCAACGCGTGCCGTTTGGCATCTCCATCATCTCCAGGAGTACCGGGAGGCTGGAAGGCTTCATTCCTACAGGACTGAAACCGGCAGCTGTTGCCATCTCTCCAGACTCGTGCGCGACTCTGAAAAGCCGAGGGACAAGGGCTTCGGAGATCATCATGCTGTTTGAGGTTTCCAAACTTGCCACCGTCTCTCTTGCGCGCTCCTCTGCCATCAGGGATTTCATGGTTTCTCTGTAGTTTTGCGAGACACTGGTACCGTTGGTTTCGCCCACCACCATGCCGTGTGCCTTTTATGCATGAACTTTTCAGAGTGCGCGCGGATGGCCCGATTGTACCGCTGCGCGCGCAATACGTAATGCGCGCATACGATTTTAGCGCTCTAGCTCTGACGCGCGGCTAATTTTACTATTTTTAGAGGAGATCGTTCACTCGTCATTTACACAAGTCGTTCAGCAAAGTGATGTCATTTATTTGTAGGCCTATTGGCTACCATACAATAACAAACAataatttgaaaaataaaatacattgtcTGTCCTCTTTTTCTACGAGATGGCTTTTCAATGTCAGTTCAGATTCATTAACTGGTAGCATACCCGTTTATATTTCAGTGGTTTTGTTAATAACCACTCTGAGGTTtaacatgacaaaaaaaaactatatctCAATTTATTTCCAAAGCACGATTAAAAAACAGCTTGCCATTATAGACTACTgtacaattaaaataaatgatcaatgCAATAAAGCATAAACagacaatattttattttttgtcagatCGATTGagaataaaatcacatttaatcATAAGACGTAGACAAATATAAATCCCACATGCATTTCTCTTTGTAAGGTGCATCAAGTTCATAGAAACATCCTGCAATACCGCCTCCTAGTggtaaaatacacaaaaacagcaaattAACTTTATCCACACGGCGCTATCACAACGCAAGAcacttgttttaatttttaagcCACacaattaactaaaaaaaagtaactttttattTAGTCTGGCATCTGTTAAAGTAAAGATTGATTTTAGTGTTTTTGCATCCCTTGTACAGTCAAAAACCATTTTTAGGGTCACTGAATGCCCGTTTCTACTGCTTCTGCTATTACTAATAAAATATATGGCAATTTTCTGCTGAAAagaaaccatcacagaaacgataatggatttatttgtatttgttttaataGTAGCCATTATGGTCTCTGTGGGTCTCGGCTGGTAATGTGCTGGGTTCTATTCTATTGGTGGGATGCTATCTGGCAGATAGGAACCAATAGGACATCattaaagaaacaaaacatgTATGCTTCATAATGGTATTTGTAATGAAAACCATTTACAAATTTATAATCCTTTTCAGCAGAGTTGTtggtatatttttgtctatttttatttAGTTCCCTGTTGGTCGTACATAGAAAATATATCCTGAAGATGAATTTATTTATCAGGGTCACAAGGTCATTTCATTtagcaaataataataataaatgaaacaATAGTGCTTACAATTTCTTAAGATACACTGTCTCTGTCAAAATCAAATGCACTTTAaccttgtaaaaaaaaacaagttatctaaatattcatgagattactCAAGCATAGCAAGTTACAAAACGAGCTGGTTGTGTAAATGTCCTTCTTTCTCCCATAGAGGGCAGTGAATCCAAACTCACGTGCGCGTGTTGCTGTTTTCGTGAAGACTTATGGCTGCTGTGGCCCTAGTGCAGGGTGCTAGCAGAGGACTTGGGCTTGAGTTTTGCAGATatctacttttaaataaagctcCAGCCGCCGTAATAGCAACATGCAGAAACCCGGACAGCGCACAGAATCTGGCTGCATTATCCGCACAGTACCCGGGTAGAATGACTGTACTGAAACTGGACGTAAACAGGGAGGAAGACATCAAAAGCGCATCTAAAAGAGTCACATCTGAATTTGGGAAATTGGATTTGATTATTAACTGTTCTGCTGTGCTTCATCCGTCCGGTAAAGGAGAAACAAGTTTACGAGACGTGTCCGCTCAGGTGAACATAACAACAAGGAAGAATGTGATATAAAATAGCCATATGCAATAAAATGTCTTAtgcatgtttttgtttattaccCAAATACCAGTTTTTATAGCTAAAGCgttgtaaaaaaaacactaagtACTTTCCTACCTTGCCTTTTTTGGCATGGTAAAAATTGCATTTCTCTTTTGACttcttgtttaattgttgtGTCATAAAACAGGGAATCATCTCCACATTGACCATTAATACTGTGGGTCCACTGGTGATGGTCAAGTATTTTGCCCCCCTGCTGCAGATCGGTACAGGGGCATTTGGCCAACAACCAGAAGAGAAAGCAAAACAACACACCGGAATCATTGTTAACATGAGTGCTAGAGTGGGATCAATCGGAGACAATGGTGTGTATCCATGTGCAAAAGGACAGCTGCAAAGCCCAAGGGGCTTCATTTGTAATGATGCCTGTGTGACACATACTGTACAGGAGATGCTAAATTGATAGGAATAGATCTTGTAATCTACCCACT containing:
- the htr7a gene encoding 5-hydroxytryptamine receptor 7, giving the protein MVVGETNGTSVSQNYRETMKSLMAEERARETVASLETSNSMMISEALVPRLFRVAHESGEMATAAGFSPVGMKPSSLPVLLEMMEMPNGTRCAEQILSYGEMEKVLIGGVLTMLTLFTICGNLLVVISVCFVKKLRQPSNYLIVSLALADLSVALAVMPFVSITDLIGGRWIFGKFFCNVFIAMDVMCCTASIMTLCVISIDRYLGITRPLTYPVRQNGWCMAKMVLSVWLLSASITLPPLFGWAQNVNDDRVCLISQDFGYTIYSTAVAFYIPMTVMLVMYYRIYRAAKLSAAKHTITGFPRAEEEEEEERGDGTEEPVGVNCVTVAIKLQREVEECTRLSQFLRGVGKRSSDRRSISIFKREQKAAATLGVVVGAFTVCWLPFFLLSTARPFICGTQCSCVPLWVERTLLWLGYANSLINPFIYAFFNRDLRTTYRSLLSCRYRNINRRLSAAGMHEALRLVERPEVVVSG
- the LOC135737363 gene encoding C-signal, translated to MAAVALVQGASRGLGLEFCRYLLLNKAPAAVIATCRNPDSAQNLAALSAQYPGRMTVLKLDVNREEDIKSASKRVTSEFGKLDLIINCSAVLHPSGKGETSLRDVSAQGIISTLTINTVGPLVMVKYFAPLLQIGTGAFGQQPEEKAKQHTGIIVNMSARVGSIGDNALGGWYSYRMSKAALNMATRNLSIELGRGQSKIVCVSLHPGTVNTDLSRPYHRNVPKDKLFSTEYSVQCLMNVIDSLNITKTGKAYAWDSTEIPW